In Spinacia oleracea cultivar Varoflay chromosome 5, BTI_SOV_V1, whole genome shotgun sequence, a single window of DNA contains:
- the LOC110805176 gene encoding DEAD-box ATP-dependent RNA helicase 18-like → MPMHWRRKECSTIESLLAFCNRRLELDELLECSQGESGTAVVFHLSKEEAYVKFLQIRRVPLQERECSNNAPDIIPQIRSIAKKDRDVM, encoded by the exons ATGCCTATGCACTGGCGAAGAAAAGAGTGCTCCACAATTGAATCCTTGTTAGCCTTTTGTAATCGGAGATTGG AGTTGGACGAACTGCTCGAGTGCTCGCAAGGGGAGTCAGGAACTGCAGTTGTCTTTCATTTATCCAAG GAGGAAGCATATGTAAAATTTCTGCAGATTAGGAGGGTTCCTCTCCAGGAACGGGAGTGCTCAAATAATGCTCCTGATATTATTCCCCAG ATAAGATCTATCGCAAAAAAGGACCGTGATGTTATGTAG
- the LOC110792064 gene encoding protein S40-1: MEEEYQESEIMFSDTHLSNSYLQVSWSTNQLRKKPKQRRRNRGGKSPPLDIPATSRYNEMTGYGINYYDDDDDEDEDDENLRLPPHLIVARRINNNDNNVSRKMACSICIQDEKGRILKGRNLCQVRNSILRLTGFYET, from the coding sequence ATGGAAGAAGAATACCAAGAATCCGAGATTATGTTTTCCGACACCCATCTATCAAACTCTTACCTCCAAGTTAGCTGGAGCACTAATCAGCTGCGAAAGAAGCCCAAACAACGTCGTCGAAACAGAGGAGGGAAATCCCCGCCGTTGGATATACCGGCTACCAGCCGGTATAATGAAATGACGGGCTATGGTATTAATTATTATGATGACGACgacgatgaagatgaagatgatgaaaaCTTAAGGTTGCCGCCACATTTGATCGTAGCGCGTAGAATAAACAATAACGACAATAACGTGAGCAGGAAAATGGCGTGTTCAATTTGTATACAAGATGAGAAAGGGAGAATTCTCAAGGGTAGAAATTTGTGTCAAGTTAGGAACTCAATTCTACGCCTTACCGGTTTCTATGAAACGTGA